The Stigmatella ashevillena genomic sequence CCAGCCGGTAGCCATCCCTCAGCGCCCGGCACAGCGCCAGCACCAGCGCCGTCTTCCCACTGCCCACCGGTCCTCCAATCCCGATGGTGAAGGAGCGCGAGGCGAAGTCGCGGAGCTGGCTCGGCTCGCGCTCGTGGAAGTGGCCCGGGTGGTCCATCTCCTCGTGGGTGTGGTCGTGATCGTCATGGCCGTGGCCGCGGTGGTCGTCGTGCATGGTTCACCTCAAGAAAGAAAGAGCCGTGAGTAGAGTCGATCGTGTGTGGCGCTGATCAGATCCATCAGCGGCGAGGTCTGGCTCAGCGCCTCGACGCCCAGCTCGGAACAGGCCGCGAAGACTTCATCCAACAAAGGGGCGCACTGGTGCTGGATCTGGTGGGACTCGTGCGTGCCCACCATGCCCATCCGGACCGCCGCGGAGAGCGCGCCGCGCAGGGTCAGCGACAGAAAGAGCTGCTGGGCATCGAGCCGCTCGACCTCCAAGGCACGCAGCACCGCGCCGAAGAGGGGGGCATGGTGAGAGCGCAGCCCCGCTTTCCGGGCGGTGTGCTGCACGGGGCCCACGGGCCCGGGGAAGATGCGCGCGCACGTGCCCAGGAACGCCCGCCCCTGGGTGCGGCTTGCCCGGTTGGCCACGTGGTTGGTGAGGAACGCCTCCATTCGGGCGTCCAACACAGGCAGCGAGGAGGGCTCGCGGTGCGCGGCGCCCAGGACGGGCAGGGCGCCATGCCCCGTCTGCCAGAGCAGCTCCCGCGCGAAGCGCTCCAGCCCCTCGCGGCCGCGCACCTCGCCTTGCTGCAGC encodes the following:
- a CDS encoding urease accessory protein UreF — protein: MGVPWRVLQLADSGFPTGGFAHSGGLEAALQQGEVRGREGLERFARELLWQTGHGALPVLGAAHREPSSLPVLDARMEAFLTNHVANRASRTQGRAFLGTCARIFPGPVGPVQHTARKAGLRSHHAPLFGAVLRALEVERLDAQQLFLSLTLRGALSAAVRMGMVGTHESHQIQHQCAPLLDEVFAACSELGVEALSQTSPLMDLISATHDRLYSRLFLS